One part of the Glycine max cultivar Williams 82 chromosome 14, Glycine_max_v4.0, whole genome shotgun sequence genome encodes these proteins:
- the LOC100818641 gene encoding protein CHUP1, chloroplastic: MREENPSENRSKASKFSDQNQAPKPQNTKGANPNNNSRTRLWGAHIVKGFSADKKTKPLASKKLTSSTTTTISENVVTNQNNNKPFVPSSNSRVKRSLIGDLSCSINPAQVHPHAFPTHRRQSSTDLFTELDHMRGLLQESKERESKLNAELAECRKKVSEVDEVMKRVDLLEQEKAILTEQLGALTCEEVKGEEEQHKEVKVQNLELEVVELRRLNKELQMQKRNLSCRLSSLDAQLACPNKSSESDVVAKIKAEASLLRLTNEDLCKQVEGLQISRLNEVEELAYLRWVNSCLRNELKNTCSALNSDKPSSPHSVVSSSGDCVSSFSDQATRYSNCGSENRFNMVKKPKKWPITSDHLSQVEFQGSLIRKNWIESDVGGSPRRRHSISGSNYSEEEVVLSKRRQSDCFVCSKEMEKESVPLSVQQSGLEIVQRPQHFGNFQEANKLLVSSDVEKRALRIPNPPPRPSCSISSKTKQETSAQVPPPPPPPPPPPPMNSASRSNTTMVKREPQVVELYHSLMKRDSRKDSSNGGLSDAPDVADVRSSMIGEIENRSSHLLAIKADIETQGEFVNSLIREVNNAVYQNIDDVVAFVKWLDDELCFLVDERAVLKHFDWPEKKADTLREAAFGYQDLKKLESEVSSYKDDPRLPCDIVLKKMVALSEKMERTVYNLLRTRDLLMRHCKEFKIPIEWMLDNGIIGKIKLSSVKLAKKYMKRVAVELQAKSALEKDPAMDYMLLQGVRFAFRIHQFAGGFDAETMHAFEELRNLASLLNKT; the protein is encoded by the exons ATGAGGGAAGAAAACCCATCAGAAAACAGGTCCAAAGCTTCAAAATTTTCTGACCAAAACCAAGCCCCAAAGCCTCAAAACACCAAAGGAGCCAACCCCAACAACAACTCCAGAACGAGGTTGTGGGGTGCTCACATTGTGAAAGGCTTTTCCGCTGACAAAAAAACCAAACCACTTGCCAGCAAAAAACTAACatcttcaacaacaacaacaatctcgGAGAATGTTGTTACAAACCAGAACAACAACAAACCTTTTGTGCCTTCTTCCAACTCCCGAGTGAAAAGGTCCCTCATAGGCGACTTATCATGTTCTATCAACCCTGCTCAGGTTCATCCACACGCTTTCCCAACTCATAGAAGACAATCTTCCACTGATTTGTTCACTGAGTTGGATCACATGAGAGGGTTGCTGCAAGAGTCAAAGGAGAGGGAAAGCAAGCTGAATGCTGAGCTTGCAGAGTGTAGGAAGAAAGTGAGTGAGGTGGATGAGGTTATGAAGAGGGTTGATTTGTTGGAGCAAGAGAAGGCCATTCTCACTGAGCAATTGGGTGCATTGACTTGTGAGGAAGTGAAAGGGGAAGAAGAACAACACAAGGAGGTGAAAGTGCAGAATCTTGAGCTGGAGGTTGTGGAGTTGAGGAGGTTGAATAAGGAGCTGCAGATGCAGAAGAGGAACCTCTCTTGCAGGCTCTCTTCTCTTGATGCTCAGCTGGCTTGTCCTAACAAATCTTctgag AGTGACGTTGTTGCCAAAATTAAAGCCGAGGCATCATTGCTGAGGCTCACTAATGAAGACCTGTGCAAACAAGTAGAAGGTTTGCAGATAAGCAGATTGAATGAGGTTGAGGAGCTTGCCTACTTGAGGTGGGTGAATTCATGTTTAAGAAACGAGTTGAAGAACACATGCTCAGCATTGAATTCAGATAAGCCATCTAGCCCTCATTCAGTAGTGAGCAGTAGTGGAGATTGTGTTAGTTCTTTCTCTGATCAAGCCACTAGGTATTCAAATTGTGGAAGTGAAAATAGGTTCAATATGGTGAAGAAGCCAAAAAAGTGGCCTATAACTAGTGATCATTTATCACAAGTAGAGTTCCAAGGTAGTCTCATAAGGAAGAATTGGATTGAATCAGATGTAGGGGGAAGCCCCAGAAGAAGACACTCTATCAGTGGATCAAACTACTCAGAGGAAGAGGTTGTTTTGAGTAAGAGAAGACAGTCtgattgttttgtgtgttcaaaaGAAATGGAAAAGGAATCAGTGCCATTGTCTGTTCAACAATCTGGTTTGGAGATTGTCCAAAGACCACAACATTTTGGCAATTTCCAAGAAGCTAACAAGCTTTTGGTTTCTTCAGATGTGGAGAAAAGAGCCCTACGCATTCCTAATCCCCCTCCAAGGCCTTCATGTTCTATATCTAGCAAGACAAAACAAGAAACTTCAGCTCAAGTTCCACCTCCTCCACCTCCACCTCCCCCACCACCTCCTATGAATTCTGCATCAAGAAGTAACACGACAATGGTGAAACGAGAGCCACAAGTGGTGGAATTGTACCATTCACTTATGAAGAGAGACTCAAGGAAGGATTCTTCAAATGGAGGACTCTCTGATGCACCAGATGTTGCTGATGTTCGTAGCAGCATGATTGGAGAAATTGAAAACCGTTCATCACATTTGCTTGCC ATAAAGGCAGATATTGAGACTCAGGGAGAATTTGTGAATTCATTGATTAGAGAGGTGAACAATGCAGTTTATCAGAACATAGATGATGTAGTGGCATTTGTGAAGTGGCTGGATGATGAACTTTGCTTCCTT GTGGATGAGAGGGCTGTCCTTAAGCATTTTGATTGGCCAGAGAAGAAAGCTGACACATTAAGAGAAGCAGCATTTGGCTATCaagatttgaaaaaattagAATCTGAAGTTTCCTCCTACAAGGATGATCCCAGGCTACCTTGTGACATTGTTCTAAAGAAAATGGTTGCATTGTCAGAAAA GATGGAGCGTACAGTATATAACCTTCTTCGCACAAGAGATTTATTAATGCGTCACTGCAAGGAGTTTAAAATTCCAATAGAATGGATGCTTGATAATGGAATTATTGGCAAG ATAAAGCTAAGCTCAGTTAAATTGGCTAAAAAGTATATGAAAAGGGTTGCTGTGGAACTTCAAGCAAAGTCAGCATTAGAAAAAGATCCTGCAATGGATTACATGCTTCTCCAAGGAGTGAGATTTGCTTTTAGAATCCATCAG TTTGCAGGAGGATTTGATGCAGAAACAATGCATGCATTTGAGGAGCTTCGCAATCTAGCTTCTCTACTTAACAAAACATGA